From Pseudoalteromonas viridis, the proteins below share one genomic window:
- a CDS encoding WD40/YVTN/BNR-like repeat-containing protein has protein sequence MRHKTHARWLGGVALSAIAAAVIYANHQPTIHDITPTVKVHEKNIREPDKSMQSLIRVNPNRPVDIHVQYDKAFWQVQAHRAQEQSDTQWQNLGPDLVGGRTRTLVFHPQNPDVLFSAGISGGIWKSVDAGENWLPVANDLPSMAIGTLVFDPTDSNRLFAGSGEGVYVGRSFTNSIGFAGDGIMTSEDGGETWYQLESTNNNVNFQYVNKLHFGAKGRLYAVTNTGIWLSDDKGERWQLALDQSEVVGGCLELTVSPLSDEQDHILASCGNFSEGGAVYLSQDSGQSWQAVIAEPNQGRTTLAFAPSDPNTVYALAAFNAHGDTPHALQGLYKSVDGGKNWALVTGPQHEDILGRYVLSNPNTLNCDNPQWSFIYGQGWFDNTLTIDPTDANVIWVGAVELMRSEDGGQNWQQMSFYYRDADVPHVDHHGLYFHPNYDGINETRLYNVNDGGIAQTSNPFASGLSACDEQAAEISWRSLNSGYNVTQFYHGDVSEDGSRLVGGAQDNGSWIYTPEMGWQDVGPGDGGYAFFIDEARTLMSSQNGTVFLRENGENRYLQKADNESGLFIAPYVVDPNYPQRIWLGGQSLWRLDELADGQFERASERFTEEYRRGITALAVKPGDSNTVVYAQTNGALKRLTNALSADSTTVGQDISFSDTAYVRELHYSLHNATHMYAVTSTFGEQHIWKSKDEGTSWRALDGEGEGAFPDLPVHTLVELKEDPDTLFIGTDYGVYHTDTGGERWQPFIHGLPNVAVYRMVLRRIEHINYLYAFTYGRGVYRIALDVPNQAPQWRQQPEVLNVMQEESITIELIELVVDLNGDDYQFSAAELPHGFELTPWGTLSGQFSQPGEYKVNIEVSDGQLNQLLELEFDVEASEGDSGDDSGDDSGDDSGDGSGDDSGDDSGDDSGDDSGDGSGDNSGDGSGENSGDGSGENSGDGSGENSGDGSSSNSGEDANKVKSGDSSGMLSTLLIIIGGAVWLRRRKAGRAY, from the coding sequence ATGCGTCATAAAACACATGCCCGCTGGTTGGGTGGCGTCGCCTTATCGGCGATTGCTGCAGCGGTCATTTATGCAAATCATCAACCCACCATTCACGATATAACCCCCACAGTAAAAGTTCACGAGAAAAATATTCGTGAGCCTGATAAGTCGATGCAGAGCCTCATTCGTGTTAATCCGAACCGTCCGGTCGATATCCATGTGCAATATGACAAGGCTTTTTGGCAGGTCCAGGCACATAGGGCACAAGAGCAGTCGGACACTCAATGGCAAAACCTGGGCCCCGACTTGGTTGGGGGTCGAACCCGGACTCTGGTATTTCATCCGCAAAACCCCGATGTTTTATTCTCTGCCGGGATTTCCGGGGGAATATGGAAATCTGTGGATGCGGGTGAAAATTGGCTGCCGGTTGCAAATGACCTGCCCAGTATGGCGATAGGCACATTAGTCTTTGATCCCACCGACAGTAACCGCCTGTTTGCGGGTAGTGGTGAAGGGGTCTATGTCGGTCGCAGTTTTACAAATAGCATTGGGTTTGCCGGTGATGGGATCATGACATCTGAAGACGGAGGAGAGACCTGGTATCAGCTGGAGAGCACCAACAACAATGTCAATTTCCAGTATGTGAACAAGCTACATTTTGGGGCGAAAGGTCGTTTGTACGCGGTGACGAACACGGGGATCTGGCTGTCTGATGATAAAGGTGAGCGCTGGCAACTGGCATTGGATCAAAGCGAGGTGGTAGGTGGCTGTCTGGAGCTTACTGTAAGCCCGTTAAGTGACGAGCAGGATCATATCCTGGCAAGCTGTGGCAATTTTAGCGAGGGCGGTGCAGTCTACTTGAGTCAAGATTCAGGGCAGAGCTGGCAGGCGGTGATTGCTGAGCCTAATCAGGGGCGTACAACGCTGGCCTTTGCGCCGTCCGATCCAAACACGGTCTATGCACTGGCAGCTTTCAATGCTCATGGAGATACACCCCATGCGCTGCAGGGCCTGTATAAATCAGTAGATGGGGGTAAAAACTGGGCGCTGGTTACCGGTCCGCAACACGAAGATATTCTGGGCCGATATGTGCTTTCTAATCCGAATACACTGAATTGCGACAACCCACAATGGAGTTTCATTTATGGGCAGGGCTGGTTTGACAATACACTGACTATAGATCCCACCGATGCTAATGTGATCTGGGTTGGCGCAGTTGAGTTGATGCGCTCCGAAGACGGTGGTCAGAACTGGCAACAGATGTCGTTTTATTATCGTGATGCGGATGTTCCTCATGTGGATCACCATGGGCTTTATTTTCACCCCAATTATGATGGTATCAATGAAACCCGGTTATATAACGTTAACGACGGTGGTATTGCTCAGACCAGCAACCCCTTTGCGTCGGGCCTGAGCGCTTGTGATGAACAAGCCGCTGAGATCTCCTGGCGCTCTTTGAACTCAGGCTATAACGTGACCCAGTTTTATCACGGCGATGTATCGGAGGATGGCAGTCGGTTAGTTGGTGGTGCTCAGGACAATGGTAGTTGGATATATACGCCAGAGATGGGTTGGCAGGATGTTGGACCTGGTGATGGCGGCTATGCGTTTTTCATTGATGAAGCGCGCACACTGATGTCCAGCCAAAATGGCACCGTATTCCTGCGTGAGAACGGTGAAAACCGGTATTTACAAAAAGCAGACAATGAAAGTGGGCTGTTCATCGCGCCGTATGTGGTAGATCCGAATTATCCTCAGCGTATCTGGCTGGGCGGGCAAAGTTTATGGCGTCTGGATGAGCTAGCCGATGGCCAGTTTGAACGCGCATCAGAACGATTTACCGAGGAATATCGCAGGGGGATTACTGCGCTGGCGGTTAAACCGGGAGACAGCAATACGGTTGTTTACGCACAGACGAACGGAGCACTGAAACGCCTGACGAATGCGTTGAGCGCAGATAGCACAACTGTCGGGCAAGATATCAGTTTCTCTGACACCGCCTATGTGCGCGAATTGCACTACAGTCTGCATAACGCCACACATATGTATGCGGTTACATCCACATTTGGTGAACAGCACATCTGGAAGAGTAAAGATGAAGGGACCAGCTGGCGCGCACTCGATGGCGAAGGGGAAGGCGCATTTCCGGATTTACCAGTACATACTCTGGTAGAGCTCAAAGAAGACCCGGATACTTTGTTTATCGGCACCGATTATGGCGTGTACCACACGGATACTGGCGGCGAGCGCTGGCAGCCTTTCATTCACGGATTGCCCAATGTTGCTGTGTACCGCATGGTATTGAGACGCATTGAACATATCAATTATCTCTATGCATTTACATATGGTCGCGGTGTATATCGCATCGCGCTGGACGTACCAAACCAGGCGCCACAATGGCGTCAACAGCCCGAAGTACTCAATGTTATGCAGGAGGAGTCCATAACGATAGAACTGATCGAGCTGGTGGTTGACTTGAACGGGGATGACTACCAATTTAGTGCCGCAGAGTTACCCCACGGATTTGAACTGACGCCATGGGGTACTCTGAGCGGGCAATTTTCGCAACCGGGCGAGTACAAGGTGAATATTGAAGTCAGTGATGGCCAGCTTAATCAGCTGCTTGAGCTAGAATTCGATGTTGAAGCATCTGAAGGTGACTCAGGCGATGATTCAGGCGATGATTCAGGCGATGACTCAGGCGATGGCTCAGGCGATGATTCAGGCGATGATTCAGGCGATGATTCAGGCGATGACTCAGGCGATGGCTCAGGTGATAACTCAGGCGATGGCTCAGGTGAAAACTCGGGCGATGGCTCAGGTGAAAACTCGGGCGATGGCTCAGGTGAAAACTCGGGCGATGGCTCAAGCAGTAACTCGGGTGAGGATGCGAATAAAGTCAAATCCGGTGACAGCAGTGGTATGCTTAGCACGCTGCTGATCATCATTGGAGGCGCAGTCTGGTTGCGCAGAAGAAAAGCGGGGCGCGCATACTAA
- a CDS encoding PD40 domain-containing protein: MKPLSMFTTTLFILTMSTFSQANPASGPLTGPYLGQEKPGGVPQVFAPGLVSTIHRDYNAFFSPDMTEFYFTRRNNDTGKWTLMSYIQRNNKWHEQVIGPRVGRPFLAPDGKTMHLGKYYMERTACGWGSLQVLGPMFDRDDWGIMRLTSSGKGTYILDDYKNGDVIRISEVLNGQRQAPVALGPEVNTGKYNAHPFIAPDDSYIIWDGQREEGYGDSDLYISFRQTDGSWGEAINLGPQVNTSGREASATVTPDGKYLFFNRDTGLAEGDIYWVDAQVIESLRPEKR; this comes from the coding sequence ATGAAACCACTGTCAATGTTCACTACGACGCTCTTTATATTAACAATGAGTACATTCAGTCAGGCCAACCCTGCTTCAGGCCCTCTTACCGGGCCCTATCTGGGGCAAGAAAAACCGGGGGGTGTACCGCAAGTGTTTGCCCCGGGATTAGTCTCTACCATACACCGGGATTATAATGCCTTCTTCTCGCCCGATATGACGGAGTTCTACTTCACGCGCAGAAATAACGATACCGGTAAATGGACCTTAATGTCTTATATTCAGCGTAACAATAAATGGCATGAGCAGGTGATTGGCCCGCGAGTGGGACGGCCTTTTCTGGCACCAGACGGGAAAACCATGCATTTAGGAAAATACTATATGGAACGTACTGCCTGTGGCTGGGGGTCGTTGCAGGTGTTAGGTCCGATGTTTGACCGGGATGACTGGGGGATCATGCGCCTGACTTCGTCCGGCAAAGGAACTTATATTCTGGACGATTACAAAAATGGGGATGTCATTCGCATTTCTGAGGTGCTCAACGGCCAGCGGCAGGCGCCTGTGGCGCTTGGGCCAGAGGTCAATACCGGCAAGTACAATGCGCATCCGTTTATTGCGCCTGATGACTCTTATATTATCTGGGATGGTCAGCGAGAAGAGGGGTATGGCGACAGTGATCTGTATATCAGCTTTCGGCAAACAGACGGCAGCTGGGGAGAGGCCATCAACTTAGGTCCTCAAGTGAATACGTCTGGCCGGGAAGCTTCAGCCACTGTAACGCCCGATGGTAAGTATTTATTCTTTAACCGTGATACAGGCTTGGCAGAAGGGGATATTTATTGGGTGGATGCTCAGGTGATCGAGTCGCTTCGCCCTGAAAAAAGATGA
- a CDS encoding putative quinol monooxygenase has translation MSNDTLHTEHTPSDGAINLVAYINPKAAYYQSCKSAIEDIIEVTRQEPGCLRFELYENAAQSQLTLIERFAEQSAFDFHHSQPYTQAVYRLYEKALEKPAELHFMSSISI, from the coding sequence ATGTCAAATGACACATTACATACTGAACACACCCCAAGCGATGGTGCAATCAACCTGGTCGCCTATATTAATCCAAAAGCCGCTTACTACCAAAGCTGTAAGTCTGCGATTGAGGATATCATTGAGGTAACACGACAGGAGCCCGGATGCTTGCGCTTTGAACTCTATGAAAACGCCGCGCAGTCTCAGCTGACGTTGATAGAACGGTTTGCCGAGCAAAGTGCGTTTGATTTTCATCACAGCCAGCCATACACCCAGGCGGTCTATCGACTTTATGAAAAGGCACTGGAAAAGCCCGCTGAATTGCATTTTATGAGCAGCATCAGCATATAG
- a CDS encoding DUF2798 domain-containing protein, with protein sequence MRKLIFTTLFSFCLSTLVSGWVTYVNLGVAPGFLQHWFKAFIHAWPVALITAYLLSGPIHSLTHFILERNHVK encoded by the coding sequence ATGCGAAAACTGATATTCACGACTTTATTTTCATTTTGCCTGTCGACACTGGTGTCAGGCTGGGTCACCTATGTCAATTTGGGTGTGGCGCCCGGATTTTTGCAGCACTGGTTCAAAGCGTTTATCCATGCCTGGCCCGTTGCTTTAATCACGGCTTACCTGCTCAGCGGGCCAATCCACTCTCTTACTCACTTTATTCTGGAGCGAAACCATGTCAAATGA
- a CDS encoding LysR family transcriptional regulator, whose amino-acid sequence MLDDLLLFVEVARRGSFAKAADALGLSAPTISKRIATLEARLGYSLLNRSARGVLATSHGQAVYEKMAPSLLALQADCTALLSPQVSAFHLLCPQNLINGPLYPVVESFQRTHPDLVLHIEPDNTNVLLSQKRFDVIIRVGTLQDSNCYHTRIGEIALKCVVPEQAKETNTLFMPFKKEQILDSALWRDLVSRFDHHSYVGDITLARQMVASGLGAAVLPMTEVAELDKPFCYVGEWQHMRPVYALWANAQQPPPLTQAFITLLRQAGQCSDVLRGNLVDVVSK is encoded by the coding sequence ATGCTCGATGATCTGCTGCTTTTTGTGGAGGTGGCTCGCCGGGGCAGCTTTGCGAAAGCGGCTGATGCGCTAGGCCTCAGTGCGCCCACCATTTCTAAACGAATTGCCACGCTGGAAGCACGGCTTGGTTATAGCCTGTTGAATCGCTCAGCACGCGGTGTGTTAGCCACATCTCACGGCCAGGCCGTCTATGAAAAAATGGCCCCGTCGCTGCTGGCCCTGCAAGCTGACTGCACCGCGTTGTTAAGCCCGCAAGTCAGTGCATTTCACTTGTTGTGTCCGCAGAATTTGATCAATGGTCCTTTATATCCCGTGGTTGAATCTTTTCAGCGTACCCATCCAGACCTGGTACTACACATTGAACCGGATAATACCAATGTGTTGCTGAGCCAGAAGCGTTTCGACGTGATTATTCGGGTGGGCACATTGCAAGATTCCAACTGCTATCACACGCGTATCGGCGAGATTGCACTAAAGTGTGTGGTGCCTGAGCAGGCAAAAGAAACGAACACCTTGTTCATGCCATTTAAAAAGGAACAAATTCTGGATTCTGCACTGTGGCGCGATCTAGTGTCCCGTTTTGACCATCACTCTTACGTGGGAGACATCACGTTAGCCAGACAAATGGTTGCATCCGGCCTGGGGGCGGCTGTCTTGCCGATGACTGAAGTCGCTGAACTGGACAAGCCGTTTTGCTATGTGGGCGAGTGGCAGCATATGCGCCCTGTCTATGCATTGTGGGCCAACGCGCAGCAACCACCGCCTCTTACGCAGGCGTTTATCACGCTGTTGCGTCAGGCGGGTCAGTGCTCAGATGTGCTTCGGGGTAATCTGGTTGATGTGGTGAGCAAATAA
- a CDS encoding energy transducer TonB has protein sequence MNKTLLCLITGLLSSPAFADARFVPAKLLTHNDSGPHSSALEYTRREHWALVDYVVDEQGQSIHILVEGSSPRLAHRAQSVLSQRAYEPARLDGKAVASSKQIPMHFNKAFRRFNNDNVSTVFAKYFDEAKRLVVSNQMTKAKPALDSLVEDYTKNLTEQAYTAWLLSAYYYNVQDWHQYEYHLREAVQLRKLLTPDMALMATQSLMNLEVYKKQYGDALQTLVCMEQIKGKQLSKQTVREFKGQLKAQLADNPVITVSAKLTELRTWRHTLNRSTISFSTENGNVSTAALYCENGYQRFSELPVQNYQVPKAYGSCYLAVQGDTDTEITYREEGDARFGLYL, from the coding sequence ATGAACAAAACACTACTTTGCCTGATCACAGGCCTACTCTCTTCACCTGCATTTGCCGATGCGCGATTTGTGCCAGCTAAACTGCTTACTCACAACGATTCAGGACCCCACTCAAGTGCGCTAGAATACACTCGACGGGAACACTGGGCTCTGGTCGATTATGTCGTAGATGAGCAAGGTCAATCCATACATATTTTGGTTGAAGGGTCGTCGCCACGTCTTGCTCACAGAGCACAGTCAGTTCTCTCTCAACGGGCCTATGAACCAGCACGTCTCGATGGCAAGGCCGTTGCTTCTTCCAAACAAATACCGATGCATTTTAATAAAGCTTTCAGGCGGTTTAACAACGACAATGTCTCCACTGTGTTTGCTAAGTACTTTGACGAGGCAAAACGCCTGGTGGTCAGTAATCAAATGACCAAAGCCAAGCCTGCGCTAGATAGCCTGGTGGAAGATTACACCAAGAACCTCACGGAACAAGCCTATACAGCCTGGTTACTGAGTGCGTATTATTACAATGTACAGGACTGGCATCAGTATGAATACCATCTTCGGGAGGCGGTACAGCTGCGCAAGTTACTGACACCCGATATGGCATTGATGGCGACACAAAGCCTGATGAACCTGGAGGTCTATAAAAAACAATATGGCGATGCGCTTCAAACTCTAGTCTGTATGGAGCAAATCAAAGGCAAGCAATTGTCTAAACAAACCGTCCGCGAATTTAAAGGGCAACTGAAAGCGCAGCTCGCTGACAACCCGGTCATCACAGTGAGCGCCAAGCTGACTGAGTTACGCACCTGGCGCCATACGCTTAATCGCAGCACCATCTCATTCAGTACAGAAAACGGCAACGTGAGCACTGCCGCTTTGTACTGTGAAAATGGCTATCAGCGCTTCAGCGAACTGCCAGTGCAAAATTATCAGGTTCCTAAAGCTTACGGGAGCTGCTATCTGGCTGTACAAGGTGACACAGATACTGAAATCACCTATCGCGAAGAGGGTGATGCCCGTTTTGGACTTTATCTGTAA
- a CDS encoding methyl-accepting chemotaxis protein, translating into MVQWLMGLTVKSRLVVGFGIALLLLIVMTVIGSNRVTFIDHTLTEITDVNSVKQRYAINFRGSVHDRAIAIRDVAIARSASELSEYEREIEQLARFYQESDAKMTQMINSGTHFSAQEREILNRIKRIEAKTLPMIRTILSNKKAGQSVDAMVLDEARPAFISWLNVINEFIDYQEQQNQILTPAAREAAGGFSQLMLWFTFIAVAISVLVGWAIERSFQRSLGGEPQDAAAAVTRISGGDLTGQIQTDYPDSMLDSVCRMSGELTRIVTSIKEVSEQLSVQADAVTGASGEIYDAAQHQAEATSNTARMLDSLRENMMRVSDIARQTEENSTQTVTFADQGRQAIRNTAEAMDTIAQTVDGTVSQIQKLAEQTKQIGGIANVISGISEQTNLLALNAAIEAARAGESGRGFAVVADEVRQLARRTFEATDQIEAMIREVQSETSATVAAMEKTQPQVEHGRTLTFEATELLEQIDTQAQNSLSQVGEVVNVAQQQASAINEVASNMEEITEAAQDAMSALNDNKQATKKLSQMSGVLSKNIGFFRI; encoded by the coding sequence ATGGTGCAGTGGTTAATGGGGTTAACGGTTAAAAGTCGTTTGGTTGTCGGGTTTGGTATTGCATTACTGTTGTTGATAGTTATGACGGTGATAGGCAGTAATCGCGTGACCTTTATCGATCACACGTTAACCGAGATCACCGACGTTAATTCGGTCAAGCAACGTTATGCCATTAACTTTCGGGGTAGTGTACATGACCGGGCAATCGCCATTCGCGATGTGGCCATCGCCCGCAGCGCTTCTGAGTTGAGTGAATATGAACGGGAAATCGAGCAGCTTGCCCGCTTTTATCAGGAATCCGACGCTAAGATGACGCAAATGATCAACTCAGGCACCCATTTTAGCGCTCAGGAGCGTGAGATCCTGAACCGTATCAAACGGATTGAAGCAAAAACACTCCCCATGATCCGTACCATACTGAGTAATAAAAAAGCCGGTCAGAGCGTTGATGCTATGGTTCTGGATGAGGCGCGTCCGGCTTTTATTAGCTGGCTTAACGTGATCAACGAGTTTATTGACTATCAGGAGCAGCAAAACCAAATCCTGACCCCGGCTGCCCGTGAAGCTGCGGGGGGATTTTCCCAGCTGATGCTGTGGTTCACCTTTATTGCTGTGGCCATCAGTGTGCTGGTGGGCTGGGCGATAGAGCGTAGTTTCCAGCGCTCACTCGGTGGTGAGCCGCAAGATGCCGCAGCGGCAGTGACACGCATTTCAGGGGGCGATCTGACGGGGCAGATCCAGACCGACTACCCGGACAGCATGCTGGACTCTGTTTGCCGCATGTCTGGTGAACTAACCCGGATCGTGACCAGTATCAAAGAAGTCTCTGAGCAGCTCTCAGTGCAGGCCGATGCGGTAACCGGGGCGTCTGGTGAGATTTATGACGCGGCGCAGCATCAGGCAGAAGCCACCAGTAATACCGCCAGAATGCTTGATTCATTAAGAGAAAACATGATGCGTGTGAGTGATATTGCCAGACAAACGGAAGAAAATTCGACGCAAACAGTGACTTTTGCTGATCAGGGACGCCAGGCCATTCGTAATACCGCAGAAGCAATGGATACCATAGCGCAAACGGTCGATGGCACAGTGTCGCAAATTCAAAAGCTGGCAGAGCAGACTAAGCAGATCGGCGGTATCGCCAATGTGATCAGTGGTATCTCTGAACAGACTAACCTGCTGGCACTGAATGCGGCCATTGAGGCTGCACGTGCCGGAGAATCGGGGCGCGGCTTTGCGGTGGTGGCAGACGAAGTACGTCAGCTGGCACGCAGAACCTTTGAGGCCACGGATCAGATCGAAGCTATGATCCGGGAAGTACAAAGCGAAACCTCGGCAACTGTGGCGGCCATGGAAAAAACTCAGCCCCAGGTTGAACATGGGCGGACGCTGACCTTTGAAGCCACTGAGCTGCTGGAGCAAATCGACACCCAGGCGCAAAACTCTTTGTCTCAGGTGGGAGAGGTGGTCAATGTGGCGCAACAACAGGCGTCGGCCATCAATGAGGTGGCCTCGAATATGGAAGAGATCACCGAAGCCGCTCAGGATGCCATGAGTGCCTTGAATGACAACAAACAGGCCACTAAAAAGTTGTCACAAATGTCGGGTGTATTGAGTAAAAACATCGGCTTCTTTCGCATCTGA
- the mutM gene encoding bifunctional DNA-formamidopyrimidine glycosylase/DNA-(apurinic or apyrimidinic site) lyase, which produces MPELPEVEVSRLGIEPHIKHQNVSKVIVHQRQLRWPVPEQISLLEGQVISAVKRRAKYLLLESPLGTAILHLGMSGNLRVVAQDTPLKKHDHIEFHFANGLALRLNDPRRFGACLWQGVSEEHSVFAKLGPEPLTEAFTAEHLYAASRGKKVAIKQFIMDNQVVVGVGNIYANESLFKAGIHPKREAGKVSLHRYERLTPIIKETLASAIKQGGTTLKDFAQSDGKPGYFAQELLVYGRKGESCVSCETTLKEIRLGQRSTVYCPQCQR; this is translated from the coding sequence ATGCCAGAATTACCTGAAGTAGAAGTGAGCCGTTTAGGCATCGAACCCCATATCAAGCATCAAAATGTCAGCAAAGTAATTGTGCATCAGCGTCAGTTACGCTGGCCGGTCCCTGAGCAGATCAGTCTGTTAGAAGGGCAGGTCATCAGTGCCGTCAAACGGCGGGCAAAATACTTACTGCTGGAAAGTCCGCTGGGCACGGCCATCTTACATCTGGGCATGTCGGGCAACCTGCGCGTTGTGGCGCAGGATACGCCACTCAAAAAGCACGACCACATAGAGTTTCATTTTGCCAACGGGCTGGCATTGCGCCTGAACGATCCTCGCCGCTTTGGTGCCTGCCTGTGGCAAGGAGTCTCTGAGGAGCACAGCGTATTTGCAAAACTGGGGCCGGAGCCGCTTACCGAGGCGTTTACCGCCGAGCATTTATATGCGGCCAGTCGCGGTAAAAAGGTGGCGATCAAACAATTTATTATGGACAACCAGGTGGTCGTCGGGGTGGGGAATATCTACGCCAACGAGTCTTTGTTCAAAGCTGGGATCCACCCAAAACGGGAAGCTGGGAAAGTTTCGTTACACCGTTATGAGCGTCTTACGCCTATCATCAAAGAGACGCTGGCAAGTGCTATTAAACAGGGCGGAACCACCCTGAAAGACTTTGCGCAAAGTGACGGTAAACCGGGTTACTTTGCGCAGGAGTTGCTGGTCTATGGTCGCAAAGGCGAATCCTGTGTCAGCTGTGAAACCACACTCAAAGAGATCCGCCTGGGTCAGCGCAGTACCGTTTACTGCCCACAGTGCCAGCGTTAA
- a CDS encoding M20 family metallopeptidase, translating into MDSLDFNELASLIRCNSYSKHKAGVDAHGEQMIELAATLGYTLTRYQREHIGDHLLLRAPRGAGKKILLLGHLDTVYPPDTFVEFSEDEECVYGPGVCDMKGGNWVALNALRQLKRTYGKLHNIDWLLVSDEEIGSDDSKALTTKIAKQYDACLVFEAAGKNHELVVARKGIATYTITITGKAAHAGNHYRDGIDANFALANMLMEMSALTDLKRGSTVNVGKIRGGIGANTISPSATMIVEARFTKASEQQRLLEGIENICLAIEVTGVSVKLEGGLQRGVMAPTDKQSALLSEINEILGYELPVEHRGGVSDANTAAATGTPTLDGFGPYGDGDHTIHERALKSSFALRIAQVTQILASLCYQAESQPALSDSD; encoded by the coding sequence ATGGATAGTCTGGACTTTAATGAACTCGCGTCTTTAATTCGTTGTAATTCTTACAGTAAACATAAAGCTGGTGTAGATGCGCACGGCGAACAAATGATTGAACTGGCGGCAACACTGGGCTATACGCTCACCCGCTATCAAAGAGAGCATATTGGCGATCATTTATTATTGCGTGCGCCCAGAGGCGCTGGCAAAAAAATACTCTTACTGGGTCATCTGGATACCGTCTATCCCCCCGACACCTTTGTCGAATTCAGTGAGGACGAAGAGTGTGTTTACGGTCCTGGCGTGTGTGATATGAAAGGCGGCAACTGGGTCGCACTGAACGCACTGCGTCAGCTCAAGCGCACCTATGGCAAGCTCCATAACATTGACTGGCTGCTGGTCAGCGATGAAGAAATTGGCAGCGACGACAGCAAAGCACTGACCACTAAAATCGCCAAGCAGTATGATGCCTGTCTGGTGTTTGAAGCCGCCGGTAAAAATCACGAACTGGTGGTGGCCCGCAAAGGCATTGCTACCTATACCATTACGATAACTGGTAAAGCGGCCCATGCCGGCAACCATTACCGGGATGGGATTGATGCGAACTTTGCACTGGCAAACATGCTGATGGAAATGTCGGCCCTGACCGACCTGAAGCGAGGCAGCACCGTCAATGTGGGTAAAATCCGGGGTGGCATTGGTGCCAACACCATTTCTCCTTCGGCCACAATGATAGTAGAAGCACGCTTTACCAAAGCCTCTGAGCAGCAACGTTTACTCGAAGGTATTGAAAACATCTGCCTGGCCATTGAAGTGACTGGAGTGTCGGTCAAATTGGAGGGTGGACTGCAACGTGGCGTTATGGCCCCGACAGACAAGCAATCGGCTTTACTGAGTGAGATCAATGAGATCCTGGGCTATGAGCTGCCAGTGGAACATCGCGGTGGGGTATCCGATGCCAACACAGCCGCAGCCACCGGCACACCTACGTTAGATGGCTTTGGCCCCTATGGTGACGGGGACCACACCATTCACGAGCGGGCACTCAAGTCCAGTTTTGCACTGCGCATTGCTCAGGTTACTCAGATCCTGGCTAGTCTGTGCTATCAGGCCGAGTCGCAGCCCGCCCTCAGCGACAGCGATTAA